Proteins from a genomic interval of Oncorhynchus kisutch isolate 150728-3 linkage group LG28, Okis_V2, whole genome shotgun sequence:
- the LOC116358103 gene encoding probable E3 ubiquitin-protein ligase DTX2 — protein MSVSCFLCCSVPAIPLQRNGSTGVSSALAGMASILMSAVGLGVRFTSAPLPHPSSSVPPPPSSTSRPAGSKTHSSSSVRRAKRQHRTAQKPEDVIHRYMEEVASAQDEDCMICMDRLSCPSDYAVASEGAQSIPPGAVGKFTKCGHTLHMLCMLAMYNNGTKDGSLQCPSCKTIYGEKTGTQPKGKMEIYSIAQSLPGHPDCGTIQIIYSIPPGIQGPEHPNPGQPYTCRGFPRFCFLPDNDKGRKVLELLKVAWTRRLIFTVGTSSTTGEPDTVVWNEIHHKTEMMSNVSGHGYPDPNYLENVLSELSSQGVNDDCLVKQEGPSQGGASNSGL, from the exons AtgtctgtttcctgtttcctctgCTGCAGTGTCCCCGCCATCCCTCTGCAACGGAATGGATCCACCGGTGTGAGCTCAGCCCTTGCAG GCATGGCCTCCATTTTGATGTCAGCAGTGGGACTCGGCGTGCGCTTCACGAGTGCCCCCCTCCCGCACCCCTCCTCCTCCGTTCCTCCTCCCCCCAGCAGCACCAGCAGGCCCGCAGGCTCCAAAACTCACAGCAGCAGCTCGGTTAGGAGGGCAAAGAGGCAGCACAGGACAG CCCAGAAACCAGAGGATGTCATTCACCGCTACATGGAGGAAGTGGCCTCTGCTCAAGACGAG GACTGCATGATCTGTATGGACCGGCTGTCGTGTCCGTCGGATTACGCCGTGGCGTCCGAGGGAGCACAATCCATCCCACCCGGCGCTGTGGGAAAGTTCACCAAGTGTGGACACACCTTGCACATGCTCTGCATGCTTGCCATGTACAACAATGGAACCAAG GATGGCAGCCTCCAGTGCCCGTCATGCAAGACAATCTATGGGGAGAAGACTGGGACCCAGCCCAAGGGCAAGATGGAGATCTATAGTATCGCACAGTCCCTCCCCGGCCACCCAGACTGTGGAACTATCCAGATAATTTACAGCATTCCCCCTGGgatacag GGTCCAGAGCACCCTAACCCGGGGCAGCCATACACCTGTAGAGGCTTCCCTCGCTTCTGCTTCCTCCCAGACAATGACAAGGGCCGAAAG GTGCTTGAACTGCTGAAGGTAGCGTGGACGCGGCGCCTCATCTTCACAGTGGGCACGTCTAGCACCACGGGCGAGCCCGACACGGTGGTGTGGAATGAGATCCACCACAAGACTGAGATGATGTCCAACGTGTCAGGCCACGGCTACCCGGACCCCAACTATCTGGAAAATGTGCTGTCCGAGCTGTCCTCCCAGGGGGTGAACGACGACTGCCTGGTCAAACAGGAGGGCCCCAGCCAGGGAGGAGCGTCAAACTCTGGACTGTGA